Proteins encoded by one window of Pseudomonas coleopterorum:
- a CDS encoding HU family DNA-binding protein yields MALTKDQLIADIAEAIDAPKTTARNAIEQLGQIVADQLENGSEITLPGIGKLKITERPARTGRNPSTGAAIEIAAKKVVKFVPAKVLTDSVNK; encoded by the coding sequence ATGGCATTAACCAAAGACCAACTGATCGCCGATATCGCTGAAGCTATCGACGCGCCGAAAACCACCGCGCGCAACGCTATCGAGCAGCTGGGCCAGATCGTTGCCGATCAATTGGAAAATGGCAGCGAGATCACTCTGCCTGGTATCGGCAAGCTGAAAATCACCGAGCGTCCTGCCCGCACTGGCCGTAACCCTTCGACTGGCGCTGCCATCGAAATCGCTGCCAAGAAAGTCGTCAAGTTCGTCCCAGCCAAAGTGCTGACCGATTCCGTTAACAAGTAA
- a CDS encoding glutathione S-transferase family protein, whose amino-acid sequence MSELILHHYPTSPFAEKARLMLGFKGLAWRSVLISPIMPKPDLTALTGGYRKTPVLQVGADVYCDTALIARRLEQEKALPALLPLGQELTVATFAAWADSVLFQHAVSLVFQPESISARLSRLPEDAAKAFIADRMALFQGGTATRLPVEQAKHQWPTFMARLEQQLQNAEGEYLFGEPTLADFSMAHLLWFLKGTPVTAPLVDAYPAIHAWLGRVLGFGHGTYSELTADEALAIAKAATPADLPDETFEDPNGFKAGDQVSISAVDYGVDPVQGELLFAGAEELIIRREDARAGVVHVHFPRVGFAITKP is encoded by the coding sequence ATGTCCGAGTTGATCCTGCATCACTATCCGACCTCGCCGTTCGCCGAAAAGGCCCGTTTGATGCTCGGCTTCAAAGGGCTCGCGTGGCGCTCGGTGCTGATCTCGCCGATCATGCCCAAGCCTGATCTGACAGCGCTGACCGGTGGCTATCGCAAGACGCCAGTGCTGCAGGTCGGGGCCGATGTTTATTGCGACACCGCCCTGATCGCTCGACGGCTGGAGCAGGAGAAAGCCTTGCCGGCGCTGCTGCCCCTTGGCCAGGAGCTCACCGTGGCCACTTTCGCCGCCTGGGCCGATTCGGTGCTGTTCCAGCATGCCGTCAGCCTGGTGTTCCAGCCCGAGTCCATCAGCGCCCGCCTGTCGCGTCTGCCCGAAGACGCCGCCAAGGCCTTCATCGCCGACCGCATGGCGCTGTTCCAGGGCGGCACTGCCACGCGTCTGCCGGTGGAGCAGGCCAAGCATCAGTGGCCGACGTTCATGGCGCGCCTGGAACAGCAACTGCAGAACGCAGAGGGTGAGTACCTGTTTGGCGAACCTACCCTGGCTGATTTCTCCATGGCCCACCTATTGTGGTTTCTCAAGGGCACGCCGGTCACCGCACCGCTGGTGGATGCCTACCCTGCCATCCACGCCTGGCTGGGTCGCGTACTGGGTTTTGGCCACGGCACCTACAGCGAGCTGACTGCCGACGAGGCCCTGGCGATTGCCAAAGCGGCCACTCCGGCAGACTTGCCCGATGAAACGTTCGAGGACCCCAACGGGTTCAAGGCGGGCGACCAGGTGAGCATCTCGGCCGTGGACTATGGTGTCGACCCCGTGCAGGGCGAGTTGTTGTTTGCCGGGGCTGAGGAATTGATCATCCGGCGTGAAGACGCGCGCGCCGGCGTGGTGCATGTGCATTTTCCGCGAGTGGGTTTTGCGATCACAAAACCGTAG
- the rlmF gene encoding 23S rRNA (adenine(1618)-N(6))-methyltransferase RlmF — protein MSTPPKPTLHPRNRHQGRYDFPQLIKSHPDLARFVILNPYGKQSIDFADPAAVKVFNRALLRTLYGIEHWDIPDGYLCPPIPGRADYLHCLADLLAESNGGEIPRGAGVRALDVGVGANCIYPLLGHSDYRWQFVGSDIDPVALASANTIVQANKLGKAISLRQQTQPRQILQGLLGREERFAVTLCNPPFHASLQEATRGSQRKWRALGKADPKRKLPVLNFGGQNNELWCEGGEIRFVTQLINESVAVGQQVLWFSTLVSKASNLPVIQAALGKVNAVQVRVVEMGQGQKQSRFVAWTFQAEPAGKNWFS, from the coding sequence ATGTCCACCCCGCCAAAACCCACCCTGCACCCGCGCAATCGCCACCAGGGTCGCTACGATTTCCCGCAATTGATCAAGAGCCATCCGGACCTTGCCCGGTTCGTCATCCTCAACCCGTATGGCAAGCAAAGCATCGACTTCGCCGATCCTGCGGCGGTGAAGGTGTTCAACCGGGCGTTGCTCAGGACCCTCTATGGCATTGAGCACTGGGACATCCCGGACGGCTACCTGTGTCCGCCCATACCCGGACGGGCCGACTATCTGCACTGCCTGGCCGACCTGCTGGCCGAAAGCAACGGCGGCGAGATTCCGCGGGGCGCCGGCGTCAGGGCGCTCGACGTGGGTGTAGGTGCCAACTGCATCTACCCCCTGCTGGGCCACAGTGACTATCGCTGGCAGTTCGTAGGCTCCGACATCGACCCGGTGGCACTGGCCTCGGCCAACACCATCGTGCAGGCCAACAAACTGGGCAAAGCCATTTCCCTGCGCCAGCAGACGCAGCCTCGACAGATTCTCCAGGGACTACTGGGCCGCGAAGAACGATTCGCCGTGACCCTGTGCAATCCACCCTTCCACGCGTCGTTGCAGGAAGCGACCCGCGGCAGCCAGCGCAAATGGCGCGCGCTGGGCAAGGCCGATCCCAAGCGCAAGTTGCCCGTGCTCAACTTTGGCGGTCAGAACAACGAGTTGTGGTGTGAAGGCGGCGAGATTCGCTTCGTGACGCAGTTGATCAACGAAAGCGTGGCCGTGGGACAGCAGGTGTTGTGGTTTTCGACGCTGGTGTCCAAGGCGTCCAACCTGCCGGTCATTCAGGCAGCCCTTGGCAAGGTCAATGCCGTGCAGGTCCGAGTGGTGGAAATGGGCCAAGGCCAGAAGCAAAGCCGCTTCGTCGCCTGGACCTTCCAGGCAGAGCCAGCCGGCAAAAACTGGTTCAGCTGA
- the yejK gene encoding nucleoid-associated protein YejK, whose amino-acid sequence MPIRHCIVHLIDKKPDGTPAVLHARDSELAESSAIEHLLADLNESYNAKQGKAWGFFHAESGAHPFSGWLKDYLDEGRDFTQFSRTAVEHLQKLMEESNLSTGGHVLFAHYQQGMTDYLAIALLHHSEGVAVTSELDVTPSRHLDLGQLHLAARINLSEWQNNKQSKQYISFIKGKNGKKVSEYFRDFIGCQEGVDGPGETRTLLKAFSDFVESEDLPEESAREKTQTLVEYATSQTKMGEPVTLKELSGLIDEERPQAFYDHIRNKDYGLSPEIPADKRTLNQFRRFTGRAEGLSISFEAHLLGSKIEYDEEAGTLIIKGLPSQLTDQLKRRKD is encoded by the coding sequence ATGCCGATCCGTCACTGCATCGTCCATTTGATCGACAAGAAACCCGACGGCACGCCTGCCGTGCTTCATGCGCGCGACAGCGAGCTGGCCGAGTCCAGCGCCATCGAACATCTGCTTGCCGACCTCAACGAAAGTTACAACGCCAAGCAGGGCAAGGCTTGGGGCTTCTTCCATGCCGAGTCCGGCGCGCACCCGTTCAGCGGCTGGCTCAAGGACTATCTGGACGAGGGCCGCGACTTCACCCAGTTCAGCCGCACGGCCGTCGAGCACCTGCAGAAGCTGATGGAAGAATCCAACCTGTCCACCGGTGGGCATGTGCTGTTCGCGCACTACCAGCAGGGCATGACCGATTACCTGGCCATTGCCTTGCTGCATCACAGTGAAGGCGTGGCCGTGACCTCCGAGCTCGACGTGACCCCGTCGCGGCACCTGGACCTGGGGCAACTGCACCTGGCGGCGCGCATCAACCTGTCGGAGTGGCAGAACAACAAGCAGTCCAAACAGTACATCTCGTTCATCAAGGGCAAGAACGGCAAGAAGGTCTCGGAGTACTTCCGCGACTTCATCGGCTGCCAGGAAGGCGTGGATGGTCCGGGAGAAACGCGGACACTGCTCAAGGCGTTCAGCGACTTCGTCGAGAGCGAGGACCTGCCAGAAGAGTCGGCGCGGGAGAAAACCCAGACGCTGGTGGAGTACGCCACCAGCCAGACCAAGATGGGCGAGCCGGTCACGTTGAAAGAGCTGTCGGGTCTGATCGATGAAGAGCGCCCGCAGGCGTTCTATGACCATATCCGCAACAAGGATTACGGTTTGTCGCCGGAGATTCCGGCCGACAAGCGCACCCTCAACCAGTTTCGTCGCTTCACCGGGCGGGCCGAGGGGCTGTCGATCAGCTTCGAGGCGCATCTGCTGGGCTCGAAGATCGAGTATGACGAGGAAGCCGGTACCTTGATCATCAAGGGCCTGCCGTCGCAACTGACCGACCAGCTCAAACGGCGCAAGGATTGA
- a CDS encoding CynX/NimT family MFS transporter, with translation MPTANCTPASRDIVTPLHKPWLLILGLVLVALNLRPALSSMAPLLAQVSATLGLSGSTAGLLTTLPVLCLGLFAPLAPLLARRFDSERVVLGVLLVLAAGIALRSQLGIWGLFIGSLVAGGSIGIIGVLLPGIVKRDFARQAGTMTGVYTMALCLGAALAAGSSVPLSQYFDDSWRIGLAFWMVPALLAAVFWWPQTRQKHGVQRARYRVTGLFRDPLAWQVTLFMGLQSSLAYIVFGWLPSILIGRGLSAAQAGLVMSFSIIVQLPSALTVPWLATRGRDQRLPILAVMALSLAGLFGLLYAPLGGMWGWAIVLGLGQGGVFALALTLIVLRSRDAHVAANLSSMAQGVGYTIASMGPFAVGLVHDMTGGWGAVGWVFAFIGVAATAAGMGAGRTLHVQAMATKVE, from the coding sequence ATGCCTACTGCCAACTGTACCCCCGCGAGTCGCGATATCGTCACGCCGCTGCATAAACCCTGGTTGCTGATCCTTGGACTGGTACTGGTGGCGCTCAACCTGCGTCCGGCCCTGTCGAGCATGGCGCCGTTGCTTGCGCAGGTCTCTGCCACCCTCGGCCTGAGCGGCTCGACGGCCGGTCTGCTGACCACGCTCCCGGTTCTGTGCCTGGGCCTTTTCGCGCCGCTGGCACCTTTGCTGGCTCGGCGTTTCGACAGCGAGCGTGTGGTCCTTGGCGTGTTGCTCGTGCTGGCGGCCGGCATCGCTTTGCGCAGTCAGTTGGGCATCTGGGGCTTGTTCATCGGCAGCCTGGTGGCCGGTGGCAGTATCGGAATCATCGGCGTGCTGCTGCCTGGCATCGTCAAGCGCGACTTCGCCCGACAGGCCGGCACGATGACCGGCGTCTACACCATGGCGTTGTGCCTCGGAGCGGCATTGGCGGCCGGTTCCAGCGTGCCACTGAGCCAGTATTTCGATGACAGCTGGCGCATCGGTCTGGCGTTCTGGATGGTGCCGGCGTTGCTGGCTGCGGTGTTCTGGTGGCCGCAGACGCGGCAGAAGCATGGTGTCCAGCGTGCTCGCTATCGCGTGACCGGGCTGTTTCGTGATCCGCTCGCGTGGCAGGTCACGTTGTTCATGGGGTTGCAGTCGTCGCTGGCGTACATCGTCTTCGGCTGGTTGCCGTCGATCCTGATCGGGCGCGGGTTATCGGCTGCGCAAGCGGGTCTGGTCATGTCATTCTCGATCATCGTGCAGTTGCCCAGCGCCTTGACCGTGCCATGGCTGGCCACCCGCGGCCGTGATCAGCGCCTGCCGATTCTCGCGGTGATGGCGCTGAGCCTGGCTGGGTTGTTCGGCCTGCTTTACGCACCGCTGGGCGGGATGTGGGGCTGGGCGATTGTCTTGGGGTTGGGCCAGGGCGGGGTGTTCGCGCTGGCACTGACTTTGATCGTACTGCGCTCGCGCGATGCCCATGTGGCGGCCAATCTGTCGAGCATGGCCCAGGGCGTGGGCTACACCATCGCGTCGATGGGGCCTTTCGCGGTCGGTCTGGTGCACGACATGACGGGTGGGTGGGGCGCAGTGGGTTGGGTGTTCGCCTTCATCGGCGTCGCCGCCACGGCCGCGGGCATGGGGGCCGGGCGCACGCTGCATGTGCAGGCTATGGCGACGAAGGTGGAGTGA
- a CDS encoding GIY-YIG nuclease family protein, whose translation MTAATPAKPWYVYLVRAANGSLYCGISDDPQRRFAKHQSGKGARFFLSSPAVALVYVEAWPSKSEALRHERLIKRLRKPAKEHLVASFTPL comes from the coding sequence ATGACCGCTGCCACGCCAGCCAAGCCCTGGTATGTCTACCTGGTGCGCGCGGCGAATGGCTCGCTTTACTGCGGCATCAGTGACGATCCGCAGCGCCGTTTCGCCAAGCACCAGAGTGGGAAGGGCGCGCGGTTCTTCCTGTCCAGCCCGGCAGTGGCGTTGGTTTACGTGGAAGCATGGCCAAGCAAAAGCGAAGCCTTGCGCCACGAGCGGCTGATCAAACGCTTGCGCAAGCCCGCCAAGGAACACCTCGTAGCCTCCTTCACCCCCCTGTAG
- a CDS encoding valine--tRNA ligase, whose amino-acid sequence MDKTYQPHAIETSWYQTWEAENYFAPQGAGDSYTIMIPPPNVTGSLHMGHGFNNAIMDALIRFRRMQGRNTLWQPGTDHAGIATQMLVERQIEAQGLNRHDLGREKFLEKIWEWKDQSGGNISRQIRRLGSSVDWSRERFTMDDGLSEAVKEAFVRLHEDGLIYRGKRLVNWDTKLHTAISDLEVENHDEKGFLWNLKYPLADGAKTAEGNDYLIVATTRPETMLGDAAVAVNPNDERYQALIGKFVELPLVGRLIPIIADDYCDPEFGTGCVKITPAHDFNDYEVGKRHNLPLLNIFDKNANVLPSAQVFNLDGTLNDSVDGTLPGEYAGLDRFEARKQIVAAFDAAGLLVSVDDHALKVPKGDRSGTVIEPWLTDQWYVSTKPLAEPAIAAVEDGRIAFVPKQYENMYFSWMRDIQDWCISRQLWWGHRIPAWYDESGKVYVGRSEAEVRSKHGLGADVVLNQDNDVLDTWFSSGLWTFSTLGWPEQTEFLKKFHSTDVLVTGFDIIFFWVARMIMLTMHLVKDENGTPQVPFKTVYVHGLVRDGQGQKMSKSKGNVLDPLDIIDGIELEALVEKRTSGMMQPKLAKKIEKQTRDEFEGGIASYGTDALRFTFCSLASTGRDIKFDMGRVEGYRNFCNKIWNAARYVLDKGEDCGQNGEAYELSLADRWIISQLQRTEAEVTRHLDQFRFDLAAQALYEFIWNQYCDWYLELSKPVLWDENAPVERQRGTRRTLVRVLEVALRLAHPFMPFITEEIWQRLAPLAGVQGKTIMLQPWPVANESRIDTAAEDDIEWLKGLMLGVRNIRGEMNIGPGKPLALFLKNTGSQDQRRLQENDALLKKLAKLESITVLDDDQEAPLSATALVGEMEVLVPMAGLIDKDAELARLDKEIQRLNGEVARVGGKLSNAAFVDKAPPAVIDKERAKLAEAEQALTKLAEQHARIASL is encoded by the coding sequence ATGGATAAGACCTACCAGCCGCACGCTATCGAAACTTCCTGGTACCAGACCTGGGAGGCCGAGAACTACTTCGCCCCGCAAGGTGCCGGCGACTCCTACACCATCATGATTCCGCCGCCGAACGTCACCGGCAGCCTGCATATGGGCCACGGCTTCAACAACGCGATCATGGACGCCCTGATCCGTTTCCGCCGCATGCAGGGTCGCAACACCCTGTGGCAGCCGGGTACCGACCACGCCGGTATCGCCACGCAGATGCTGGTCGAGCGCCAGATCGAAGCCCAGGGTCTGAATCGCCATGACCTGGGCCGGGAAAAATTCCTGGAAAAGATCTGGGAATGGAAAGACCAGTCCGGTGGCAACATCAGCCGCCAGATCCGTCGCCTCGGCTCGTCGGTCGACTGGAGCCGCGAACGTTTCACCATGGATGACGGCCTGTCCGAAGCGGTCAAGGAAGCCTTCGTGCGCCTGCACGAAGACGGCCTGATCTACCGCGGCAAGCGCCTGGTCAACTGGGACACCAAGCTGCACACGGCCATCTCCGACCTGGAAGTGGAAAACCACGATGAAAAGGGTTTCCTCTGGAACCTCAAGTACCCGCTGGCAGATGGCGCGAAAACCGCCGAAGGCAACGACTACCTGATCGTCGCCACCACACGCCCGGAAACCATGCTCGGCGACGCCGCGGTCGCGGTGAACCCGAACGACGAGCGCTACCAAGCATTGATCGGCAAGTTCGTCGAACTGCCCTTGGTAGGCCGCCTCATTCCGATCATCGCCGATGATTATTGCGACCCCGAGTTCGGTACCGGCTGCGTGAAGATCACTCCGGCCCACGATTTCAACGACTACGAAGTCGGCAAGCGGCACAACCTGCCGTTGCTCAACATCTTCGACAAGAATGCCAACGTTCTGCCCAGCGCTCAGGTGTTCAACCTCGACGGCACGCTGAACGACAGCGTCGATGGCACCTTGCCTGGCGAATACGCCGGCCTGGACCGCTTCGAGGCCCGCAAGCAGATCGTCGCCGCGTTCGACGCCGCCGGCCTGCTGGTCAGCGTCGACGACCACGCCTTGAAAGTGCCGAAGGGCGATCGCTCCGGCACCGTCATCGAGCCCTGGCTGACCGACCAGTGGTACGTGTCCACCAAGCCGCTGGCCGAACCTGCCATCGCCGCTGTGGAAGACGGCCGCATCGCCTTCGTGCCCAAGCAGTACGAAAACATGTACTTCTCCTGGATGCGCGATATCCAGGACTGGTGCATCAGCCGCCAGCTCTGGTGGGGCCATCGCATCCCGGCCTGGTACGACGAGTCCGGCAAGGTCTACGTCGGCCGCAGCGAAGCCGAAGTGCGCAGCAAGCACGGCCTGGGCGCCGATGTGGTGCTCAACCAGGACAACGACGTGCTGGACACCTGGTTCAGCTCGGGCCTGTGGACCTTTTCCACCCTGGGCTGGCCGGAGCAGACCGAATTCCTGAAGAAATTCCACAGCACCGACGTGCTGGTCACCGGCTTCGACATCATCTTCTTCTGGGTCGCCCGGATGATCATGTTGACCATGCACCTGGTCAAGGACGAGAACGGTACGCCGCAAGTGCCGTTCAAGACGGTCTACGTGCACGGCCTGGTGCGTGATGGCCAGGGCCAGAAGATGTCCAAGTCCAAGGGCAACGTGCTCGACCCGCTGGACATCATCGACGGTATCGAGCTCGAAGCCCTGGTCGAAAAGCGCACCAGCGGCATGATGCAGCCCAAGCTTGCGAAGAAGATCGAGAAGCAGACTCGCGACGAGTTCGAAGGCGGCATCGCCAGCTACGGCACCGACGCCCTGCGCTTCACCTTCTGCTCGCTGGCGTCCACCGGCCGCGACATCAAGTTCGACATGGGCCGCGTCGAGGGCTATCGCAATTTCTGCAACAAGATCTGGAACGCCGCGCGCTATGTGCTCGACAAGGGCGAGGACTGCGGCCAGAACGGTGAGGCCTACGAGCTCTCGCTCGCCGATCGCTGGATCATCTCGCAGTTGCAGCGTACCGAAGCCGAAGTGACGCGTCATCTGGATCAGTTCCGTTTCGACCTGGCTGCCCAGGCACTCTATGAGTTCATCTGGAACCAGTATTGCGACTGGTACCTGGAGCTGTCCAAGCCGGTGCTGTGGGACGAGAACGCTCCGGTGGAGCGCCAGCGCGGTACCCGTCGCACCCTGGTGCGCGTGCTGGAAGTGGCGTTGCGCCTGGCGCATCCGTTCATGCCGTTCATCACCGAAGAAATCTGGCAGCGCCTGGCGCCGCTCGCCGGTGTGCAGGGCAAGACGATCATGCTGCAGCCTTGGCCGGTGGCCAATGAAAGCCGTATCGACACCGCCGCCGAAGACGATATCGAGTGGCTCAAGGGCCTGATGCTCGGCGTGCGCAACATTCGCGGCGAGATGAACATCGGTCCGGGCAAGCCACTGGCGTTGTTCCTCAAGAACACCGGCAGCCAGGATCAGCGTCGTCTGCAGGAAAACGATGCCTTGCTCAAGAAGCTCGCCAAGCTGGAGTCCATCACCGTGCTGGACGATGACCAGGAAGCGCCTCTGAGCGCTACTGCGCTGGTCGGTGAAATGGAAGTGCTGGTGCCGATGGCCGGGCTGATCGACAAGGACGCCGAACTGGCTCGCCTGGACAAGGAAATCCAGCGGCTGAACGGTGAAGTCGCTCGCGTGGGCGGCAAGCTGTCCAATGCAGCCTTCGTCGACAAGGCACCCCCTGCCGTCATCGACAAAGAGCGCGCCAAACTGGCCGAAGCCGAACAGGCATTGACCAAGCTGGCTGAACAGCACGCGCGGATCGCCAGCCTGTAA